A single region of the Pseudomonas sp. GGS8 genome encodes:
- a CDS encoding amino acid aminotransferase — MMHFDAIGRVPGDPILGLMEAYAQDPNPRKFDLGVGVYKDAQGLTPILEAVKLAEQRLVDRQATKTYIGGHGDAAFGKVINELVLGADSALIAEQRAGATQTPGGTGALRLSADFIAQCLPGRGVWLSSPTWPIHETIFATAGVKVSHYPYVGSDNRLDVEAMLAVLNQAPKGDVVLLHACCHNPTGFDLSHDDWRRVLDVVRSRDLLPLIDFAYQGFGDGLEQDAWSTRLFAAELPEVLITSSCSKNFGLYRDRTGALIVCAQTADKLVDIRSQLANIARNLWSTPPDHGAAVVATILGDPELKSRWTDEVEAMRLRIAQLRSGLVEALEPHGLRERFAHIGVQRGMFSYTGLSPEQVKQLRERHSVYMVSSGRANVAGIDATRLDLLAEAIADVCK, encoded by the coding sequence ATAATGCATTTCGACGCCATCGGCCGAGTACCCGGCGATCCGATTCTCGGCCTGATGGAGGCCTATGCGCAGGACCCCAACCCGCGCAAGTTCGACCTTGGCGTGGGGGTCTACAAAGACGCCCAGGGCCTGACGCCAATCCTTGAAGCGGTGAAGCTCGCCGAGCAGCGCCTGGTGGATCGCCAGGCCACCAAGACTTACATCGGCGGCCACGGCGATGCGGCATTCGGCAAGGTCATCAACGAGCTTGTGCTGGGTGCCGATTCGGCGCTGATCGCCGAGCAACGGGCCGGCGCCACCCAAACTCCGGGCGGCACCGGCGCGTTGCGTTTGAGCGCCGACTTCATCGCCCAGTGCCTGCCGGGCCGTGGCGTGTGGCTGAGCAGCCCGACCTGGCCGATCCACGAAACCATTTTCGCCACGGCCGGGGTCAAGGTCAGCCACTACCCGTACGTGGGCAGCGATAACCGTCTCGATGTCGAAGCGATGCTGGCGGTGCTCAATCAAGCCCCCAAGGGCGATGTGGTGCTGCTGCACGCCTGCTGCCACAACCCGACCGGTTTCGACCTGTCCCATGACGATTGGCGCCGGGTACTGGATGTGGTGCGCAGTCGCGACTTGCTGCCGCTGATCGACTTCGCCTATCAGGGTTTCGGCGACGGCCTGGAGCAGGATGCCTGGTCGACCCGGTTGTTCGCCGCCGAGTTGCCGGAAGTGCTGATCACCAGTTCCTGCTCGAAGAACTTCGGCCTGTACCGCGACCGTACTGGCGCGCTGATTGTCTGCGCGCAAACCGCCGACAAGCTGGTGGACATCCGCAGCCAACTGGCCAACATCGCCCGCAACCTGTGGTCGACACCGCCGGATCATGGCGCCGCCGTGGTCGCGACGATCCTTGGTGATCCAGAGCTGAAAAGCCGCTGGACCGACGAAGTGGAGGCCATGCGGTTGCGCATCGCCCAACTGCGCAGTGGCCTGGTCGAAGCGCTCGAACCCCATGGCTTGCGCGAGCGGTTTGCGCACATCGGCGTGCAACGCGGGATGTTTTCCTACACCGGTTTGTCGCCGGAGCAGGTTAAACAATTGCGCGAGCGTCACAGCGTCTACATGGTCAGCTCGGGCCGGGCGAACGTAGCGGGGATTGATGCGACGCGCCTGGATCTGCTCGCCGAGGCCATCGCTGACGTCTGCAAGTAA